The following proteins come from a genomic window of Nostoc sp. TCL26-01:
- a CDS encoding DMT family transporter, translating to MGRFEKRPDNEPRVRGELSRAAETALWAVVEDLENLQQNVLRSLQDEIKKLQTEKERLTDEVRQLIDEKEHLQEVRRITEQQVLIRQLSEALAKHICSQLQASLAKISSQTESQISALKSAQNMIPASENNQQVERMLGTLDDNLTVAFNSLQQELKNYQSDLSQQMSRMYSQQRQGETIVEELIDHLRRELTKAIAQTSPSAVKSSPPTVLQPSEPAPQITTSAVNVSPPTVLQLPDKPAEVVPTPPPVAETTTSKQSTTILPEKSPSSNTQLPPVVPPIQESKTELKTGIPKFTSESDTKLPPSPVKASDTKLPPPPVKASDTKLPPPPVKASDTKLPPPPVKAGEPISVLNQDLATEAAKSPPIQEKTTEVVATNKTSSPPAKATEPISVISKDLLETKNPAPPPTPISRQGSTSSSSRSRRSTSLSPIQIGFLLVVLSAVMSSLYNVAIKGMFYKTSQLSTVSEVAGLISPSLGNIMLILTLRLMVVVPLMILLAPIMYPQVWEDLQNFKNSFGRNQPATSPSPLRVLQLMLASGCLLFLSQVLIYLALGQMATGTAIALFFVYPVISGLLSWLLFRDRPGAFRASAIGSIFCGELLVFTDATSIGVNNPIGAATAILAGVAFACYIMLTRVCATKVHPVSLTLINFVTMLALSFVFLMLPLPENWSLAVDPSKLLEIVLSAFILGVLTLLSYVFNHIGIGKLGALRSAIIGAGVPILTVIFAGLLLQETLNIVQIMGVLFITFGVAAFSVGKVQNSHKPSSAES from the coding sequence ATGGGGCGATTTGAGAAGCGACCAGACAATGAACCGCGAGTCCGAGGCGAACTATCCAGGGCAGCAGAAACAGCTCTATGGGCTGTTGTAGAGGATTTAGAAAATCTACAACAGAATGTCCTCAGATCCTTGCAAGATGAAATTAAAAAGTTACAAACGGAGAAAGAGCGTTTAACTGATGAAGTTCGGCAACTGATTGACGAAAAAGAACACTTACAAGAAGTTAGGCGCATTACTGAGCAACAAGTTTTAATCCGTCAATTATCAGAAGCCTTAGCCAAACACATATGTTCTCAACTGCAAGCATCCCTGGCAAAAATATCTAGCCAAACAGAGAGTCAAATATCTGCTCTCAAATCAGCCCAAAATATGATCCCAGCCAGTGAGAACAATCAGCAAGTCGAAAGAATGCTGGGTACTCTGGATGATAATTTAACCGTTGCTTTTAATTCTCTGCAACAAGAACTGAAGAACTATCAGAGTGATCTTTCTCAGCAGATGTCGCGGATGTACAGTCAACAACGGCAAGGGGAAACCATTGTTGAAGAGTTAATTGATCATCTACGTCGAGAATTGACAAAAGCGATCGCCCAAACATCTCCATCGGCAGTTAAGTCATCACCACCTACCGTATTGCAACCGTCAGAGCCAGCGCCACAAATCACGACAAGTGCGGTGAATGTATCACCACCTACAGTCTTGCAATTACCTGACAAGCCAGCCGAAGTTGTACCAACTCCCCCACCTGTAGCAGAAACTACAACTAGCAAGCAATCAACAACTATCCTGCCGGAAAAATCTCCTAGCAGCAATACTCAACTACCACCAGTAGTCCCACCAATTCAGGAAAGCAAAACGGAACTCAAGACAGGTATCCCGAAATTCACCTCAGAAAGTGATACCAAATTGCCTCCATCTCCAGTAAAAGCTAGTGACACCAAATTACCCCCACCTCCGGTAAAAGCTAGTGACACCAAATTACCCCCACCTCCGGTAAAAGCTAGTGACACCAAATTACCCCCACCTCCGGTAAAAGCTGGCGAACCAATTTCTGTACTCAACCAGGACTTAGCCACAGAGGCAGCCAAATCTCCACCAATTCAGGAAAAAACAACAGAAGTGGTGGCTACTAATAAGACTTCATCTCCACCGGCTAAAGCTACTGAACCAATTTCTGTAATCAGCAAAGATTTATTAGAAACTAAAAATCCTGCACCACCACCAACGCCAATATCTAGGCAGGGATCAACATCTTCTTCATCAAGATCACGCAGATCGACAAGTTTATCCCCAATTCAAATTGGTTTTTTATTAGTCGTGTTGTCAGCAGTGATGTCATCACTTTACAACGTGGCGATCAAAGGAATGTTTTATAAAACTTCTCAATTGTCTACAGTATCGGAAGTTGCGGGTTTAATCTCACCGAGTCTGGGAAACATTATGTTAATTCTCACTCTGCGGTTGATGGTGGTTGTGCCATTGATGATCCTTTTGGCTCCGATTATGTATCCCCAAGTGTGGGAAGACCTGCAAAACTTCAAGAACTCATTCGGGAGAAATCAACCAGCTACTAGTCCCAGTCCTTTGCGAGTTTTACAGTTAATGTTGGCTAGTGGTTGCTTGTTGTTTTTATCACAAGTACTGATTTACTTGGCGCTTGGTCAAATGGCCACAGGCACAGCGATCGCTTTATTTTTTGTCTACCCAGTTATTAGCGGATTGTTATCTTGGCTACTGTTCCGCGATCGCCCTGGTGCATTCCGTGCGAGTGCGATCGGGTCGATTTTCTGTGGGGAATTGTTGGTGTTTACCGACGCTACAAGTATTGGGGTAAACAACCCTATCGGAGCAGCCACGGCAATTTTAGCAGGGGTTGCCTTTGCTTGCTACATAATGTTGACACGGGTATGTGCGACAAAAGTCCATCCAGTGTCTTTAACTTTGATCAACTTCGTCACCATGTTGGCGTTGAGTTTTGTCTTTTTGATGTTGCCTTTACCAGAAAATTGGAGCTTGGCAGTAGACCCTTCTAAGTTACTGGAAATCGTTTTAAGCGCCTTTATTTTGGGTGTTTTAACCTTGTTGAGCTATGTGTTTAACCACATTGGTATCGGTAAATTAGGCGCACTGCGATCGGCAATTATTGGCGCTGGTGTACCCATTTTGACAGTAATTTTCGCCGGGTTGCTTCTCCAAGAAACCCTCAACATTGTGCAGATTATGGGAGTTCTATTTATAACTTTTGGTGTAGCTGCTTTCAGCGTCGGCAAAGTCCAAAATTCCCACAAACCATCGAGTGCGGAAAGTTAA
- a CDS encoding PIN domain-containing protein, protein MSRVVLDACVLFPMYLRDTLLSTAEAGLYLPYWSQRILDEAMRNLVLRGKISVEGASNLELVIKTAFPEAMIAAVPWELETSMTNNPKDRHVLATGIITNADTIVTHNLRDFSDEALNLYKIKAQSPDSFLSDLFDEYPDKIVQVIQKQAQNYKRSPQTCVQLLERLSKQIPTFTSKVLSYDSKI, encoded by the coding sequence ATGTCCAGAGTTGTATTAGATGCCTGTGTTTTGTTTCCTATGTACCTACGAGACACTTTGTTGTCTACGGCTGAAGCTGGACTATATTTACCATATTGGTCACAGAGAATTTTAGATGAAGCGATGAGAAACCTAGTTCTGAGAGGGAAAATTTCTGTTGAAGGTGCTAGTAATTTAGAGTTGGTAATTAAAACAGCTTTTCCTGAAGCAATGATTGCAGCCGTACCTTGGGAATTGGAGACAAGCATGACAAATAACCCTAAAGACCGTCATGTTCTGGCAACTGGGATTATAACTAATGCTGATACAATAGTTACCCATAATCTTAGAGACTTTAGTGATGAAGCTTTGAATCTTTATAAAATCAAAGCACAGTCTCCAGATAGTTTTCTTAGTGACTTATTTGATGAATATCCTGACAAAATAGTTCAAGTAATCCAAAAACAGGCTCAAAATTATAAAAGAAGTCCCCAGACTTGCGTACAGTTGCTGGAACGACTTAGTAAACAGATACCAACATTTACCAGCAAGGTTCTATCATATGACTCGAAAATCTGA
- a CDS encoding helix-turn-helix domain-containing protein, protein MISGQNKLSHLITVQEQEAASMQEVVRILQREGSQLKLVDANGEAVTIPDSIDQALRQIVQAIASGKSVSIIPQDQELTTQQAADILNVSRPYLIKLLEQGEIPFITVGTHRRVHIDEVMKYKQQRDTLRRKLLQELIEMTEEAGLYEDDE, encoded by the coding sequence ATGATATCTGGACAAAATAAGCTATCACATTTAATTACAGTTCAGGAACAAGAAGCTGCATCGATGCAAGAAGTAGTGCGTATACTACAACGTGAAGGCTCTCAGCTAAAGTTAGTAGATGCCAACGGGGAAGCAGTGACAATTCCTGATTCGATTGATCAAGCGTTGCGGCAAATCGTTCAGGCGATCGCATCAGGCAAATCGGTATCCATTATTCCCCAAGACCAAGAACTAACAACACAACAAGCAGCAGATATTCTCAACGTATCACGTCCTTATCTCATTAAGTTACTAGAGCAAGGCGAAATTCCTTTCATTACCGTCGGCACACATCGCCGTGTGCATATTGATGAGGTAATGAAGTATAAACAACAGCGCGATACTCTGCGTAGAAAACTTTTACAAGAATTAATCGAAATGACGGAAGAAGCAGGTTTATACGAAGACGATGAGTAA
- a CDS encoding tetratricopeptide repeat protein, with protein sequence MVKVALLIGVSEYESGFKELPAAVKDIEAMQRVLKDPEMGEFDEVKTLPNPDKQTMESEIETWFSGRDREDLVLLFFSGHGVKDGGNNLYFATRNTRKNVKGELIRSTAVPANFVHQIMNISRVKRQAIILDCCFSGAFDPALQAKDDGSVDVQNLGAEGRVVLTSSSSTQYSFEQKGSDLSIYTRYLVEGIETGAGDRNEDGFVSVLELHEYATSKVQETAPDMTPKIITLKDKGFEIVLSKAKLADPKLRYRKIASLYATTGKIRPAYRAILNDHKQKLGLSPEDVAEIEAELLRPYQERLANLKEYREILIAEAEEEYPLSEKTSEAMNELQRLKGLRDEDVLLIKQEVEAQFAQKSESYQQNLAQYKQVFTEAIQREFPLNQQSRQQLDNLQKSLELKNEDISSVEQPLLQQAEIRYQENLKQQEQNELQRQAVINHQAELKQKDQPKQQQQEKSREQNAIAHNDLGVDLYNQNKLNEAIAEYRKAIELDPNFALAHVNLGVALKAQGKLDEAITAYRQAIKIDPNSRNAHYNLGISLKAQGKLDEAIAAYRQAIKIDPNYVNAHHNLGITLKAQGRLDEAIAAYRQAIKIDPNFALAHNGLGDALDDQGKLDEAIAAYRQAIEIDPNYLDAHYNLGISLKAQGKLDGAIAAYRQAIEIDPNYVNAHHNLGISLKAQGKLDEAIAAYRQAIKINPNVAIAHNGLGDALDDQGKLDEAIAAYRQAIQLDPNLANAHYNLGISLKAQGKLDEAITAYRQAIQLDPNFANAHNNLGVALKAQGKLDEAIAAYRQAIKIDPNFAIAHNGLGATLADQGKWDEAITAYRQAIKIDPNYATAHNNLKVALKAQGEKKKFLGLF encoded by the coding sequence ATGGTAAAGGTCGCATTGCTAATTGGAGTCAGTGAATATGAGTCAGGGTTCAAGGAATTACCTGCGGCTGTGAAAGATATCGAAGCAATGCAAAGGGTTTTAAAAGATCCAGAAATGGGGGAATTTGATGAGGTAAAAACCCTTCCAAATCCCGACAAACAGACAATGGAATCTGAGATTGAAACCTGGTTTTCCGGTCGTGATAGAGAAGATTTGGTATTGCTATTTTTCTCTGGACACGGTGTTAAAGATGGTGGTAACAATTTGTATTTTGCTACTCGGAACACTCGGAAGAATGTCAAAGGCGAGTTGATTCGGTCAACTGCTGTACCTGCAAACTTTGTCCACCAAATTATGAACATTAGCCGTGTCAAACGGCAAGCAATTATCTTAGACTGTTGCTTTAGCGGAGCCTTCGATCCCGCATTACAAGCTAAAGATGATGGTTCGGTTGACGTGCAGAACTTAGGTGCTGAAGGGCGGGTGGTACTCACTTCCTCTAGTTCAACTCAGTATTCCTTTGAGCAGAAGGGATCAGACTTATCGATTTACACCCGATATCTAGTTGAAGGGATTGAAACGGGAGCAGGCGATCGCAATGAAGATGGCTTTGTGTCCGTACTAGAATTGCACGAGTATGCTACGAGCAAAGTGCAAGAAACTGCACCCGACATGACCCCAAAAATTATCACTCTTAAAGATAAGGGGTTTGAAATTGTTCTCTCTAAGGCTAAACTGGCTGACCCTAAACTGAGATATCGGAAAATTGCTTCACTTTATGCAACTACAGGAAAAATTCGTCCAGCATATCGGGCTATTCTGAATGACCACAAGCAGAAGTTAGGCTTAAGCCCTGAAGATGTTGCTGAAATTGAGGCTGAGTTATTACGCCCTTATCAGGAGCGATTAGCAAATTTAAAAGAGTATCGAGAAATTTTAATTGCAGAAGCAGAAGAGGAATATCCTCTAAGTGAGAAAACCTCTGAAGCAATGAATGAGCTTCAGAGATTGAAAGGATTAAGAGATGAGGATGTTTTGTTAATTAAGCAAGAAGTTGAAGCACAGTTTGCCCAGAAGTCAGAGTCATACCAACAAAATTTAGCTCAATACAAGCAGGTATTCACAGAAGCAATTCAACGAGAATTTCCCTTAAACCAGCAATCTCGTCAACAATTAGATAATTTACAGAAGTCTTTAGAACTAAAAAATGAAGATATTTCAAGTGTTGAACAACCCCTGCTTCAGCAAGCAGAAATCAGATATCAGGAAAATCTAAAACAGCAAGAACAAAACGAACTACAGCGACAAGCAGTAATCAACCATCAAGCGGAACTGAAGCAAAAAGATCAACCTAAACAGCAACAGCAAGAAAAGAGTAGAGAACAAAATGCGATCGCTCACAATGACTTAGGTGTTGATTTATATAATCAAAATAAACTGAATGAGGCGATCGCAGAATATCGCAAAGCTATTGAACTCGACCCCAACTTTGCACTTGCTCACGTCAACTTAGGGGTTGCTCTCAAGGCTCAAGGAAAATTGGATGAGGCGATCACTGCTTACCGTCAAGCTATTAAAATTGACCCTAACTCTCGAAATGCTCACTACAACTTAGGGATTAGTCTCAAGGCTCAAGGAAAATTGGATGAGGCGATCGCTGCTTACCGTCAAGCTATTAAAATTGACCCTAACTATGTAAATGCTCACCACAACTTAGGGATTACTCTCAAGGCTCAAGGAAGATTGGATGAGGCGATCGCTGCTTACCGTCAAGCTATTAAAATTGACCCTAACTTTGCACTTGCTCATAACGGCTTGGGAGATGCTCTTGATGATCAAGGAAAATTGGATGAGGCGATCGCTGCTTACCGTCAAGCTATTGAAATTGACCCTAACTATCTAGATGCTCACTACAACTTAGGGATTAGTCTCAAGGCTCAAGGAAAATTGGATGGGGCGATCGCTGCTTACCGTCAAGCTATTGAAATTGACCCTAACTATGTAAATGCTCACCACAACTTAGGGATTAGTCTCAAGGCTCAAGGAAAATTAGATGAGGCGATCGCTGCTTACCGTCAAGCTATTAAAATTAACCCTAACGTTGCAATAGCTCATAACGGCTTGGGAGATGCTCTTGATGATCAAGGAAAATTGGATGAAGCGATCGCTGCTTACCGTCAAGCTATTCAACTTGACCCTAACCTTGCAAATGCTCACTACAACTTAGGGATTAGTCTCAAGGCTCAAGGAAAATTAGATGAGGCGATCACTGCTTACCGTCAAGCTATTCAACTCGACCCTAACTTTGCAAATGCTCATAACAACTTGGGGGTTGCTCTCAAGGCTCAAGGAAAATTGGATGAGGCGATCGCTGCTTACCGTCAAGCTATTAAAATTGACCCTAACTTTGCGATCGCTCATAACGGCTTGGGGGCTACTCTAGCCGATCAAGGAAAGTGGGATGAGGCGATCACTGCTTACCGTCAAGCTATTAAAATTGACCCTAACTATGCAACTGCTCATAACAACTTGAAGGTTGCTTTGAAGGCTCAAGGAGAAAAGAAAAAGTTCTTAGGGCTTTTCTAG
- a CDS encoding inorganic phosphate transporter, with the protein MEIPITLLIVALLAFYVAWNLGANDVANAMGTSVGSKAITLRQALIIAGFLEFTGAVLFGHGVTETLATKVANPELFAATPQILVTGMITVLISCGVWLQIATSRGLPVSSSHAVVGAIAGFSWVALGVGAIDWSSIGLITIGWILTPVISGAIAALFYSQIKHWILAQPNQVKQLTEWIPWLSTVLLGVFGVIVLPSLTQPLTNFLIDKLGVNIPSHDIPLLIGAFAAVALTMISWRQVERGAEKQSEIRKLSTPFGNAKGEQHSPLTTPIEPLFARFQVLSACFVAFAHGSNDVGNAIAPLAAIVYIHQTGQVPMNGITVPLWILILGAAGIVGGLAVWGKKVIATIGENIIALQPSSGFCAELATATTILIASRLGLPVSTSHALVGGVVGIGLVQNPNSVKLQTLKGIATAWLVTVPISAVLSAAIFSVVRIFFF; encoded by the coding sequence ATGGAAATACCGATTACATTACTGATAGTCGCCTTACTAGCCTTCTATGTAGCTTGGAATCTGGGAGCTAATGACGTTGCGAATGCGATGGGAACTTCTGTAGGTTCCAAAGCGATTACATTGAGGCAGGCTTTGATTATTGCTGGGTTTTTAGAGTTTACTGGTGCTGTCTTGTTTGGACATGGGGTAACAGAAACCTTAGCTACTAAAGTTGCCAACCCCGAATTATTTGCGGCTACACCCCAAATTTTAGTGACTGGGATGATCACAGTACTAATTTCTTGTGGAGTATGGTTACAAATTGCCACATCTCGTGGTTTGCCAGTATCCTCTTCTCATGCAGTTGTCGGTGCGATCGCTGGATTTAGTTGGGTAGCTTTAGGAGTAGGTGCGATCGATTGGTCATCAATTGGTTTAATCACTATTGGTTGGATTTTAACGCCAGTGATTAGTGGAGCGATCGCCGCTTTATTTTATAGTCAAATCAAACATTGGATTTTGGCACAGCCCAATCAAGTCAAACAATTAACAGAGTGGATTCCCTGGTTAAGTACAGTCTTATTAGGGGTTTTTGGTGTGATTGTTCTACCCTCCCTAACTCAACCCCTCACCAATTTCTTGATTGACAAACTAGGTGTAAACATCCCCTCTCACGATATCCCCCTGTTAATCGGTGCATTCGCCGCAGTTGCACTGACGATGATTAGTTGGCGACAAGTCGAGAGGGGAGCAGAGAAGCAAAGTGAGATCAGAAAACTCAGCACACCCTTCGGGAACGCCAAGGGCGAACAGCACTCACCACTCACTACTCCCATAGAACCTCTATTCGCCCGCTTTCAAGTCTTAAGTGCTTGCTTTGTCGCGTTTGCACATGGTTCTAATGACGTGGGTAATGCGATCGCTCCTTTGGCGGCGATCGTTTATATTCATCAAACTGGTCAAGTACCCATGAATGGGATCACTGTTCCTTTATGGATTTTAATCTTGGGTGCGGCGGGGATTGTGGGTGGACTAGCTGTTTGGGGTAAAAAAGTGATTGCAACGATTGGCGAAAATATCATTGCGTTGCAACCAAGCAGTGGGTTTTGTGCAGAACTTGCCACTGCTACTACAATCCTCATTGCTTCCCGTTTGGGTTTACCAGTCTCCACCTCTCATGCGCTTGTCGGTGGTGTAGTAGGTATCGGACTTGTGCAGAATCCCAATTCTGTGAAATTGCAAACTCTCAAGGGTATTGCTACCGCCTGGCTAGTTACCGTACCAATCAGTGCAGTCCTTAGCGCTGCTATCTTTAGTGTTGTGCGGATTTTCTTTTTCTAA
- a CDS encoding zinc-dependent dehydrogenase codes for MKAQVFRGVNQLSYEDIPVPTLEPDEVLVQVRVVGLCQSDIKKIRYPLYEPPRIFGHETAGNVAAVGSQVQGWQVGQRVAVMHHIPCMRCAYCLNDNFSMCNVYKNISTTAGFNASGGGFAEYVKVPGHIVENGGLIPIPDDISFEEASFVEPTNCCLKAVKKAQIAPGKTVLVTGAGPIGLMFIMLVKYFGGKAIATDLLPSRIDKAMSVGAEAAFDARDPDLPAKIHALTDGLGVDVTLLAVPSEKAFFQALECTRKGGKILFFAEFPDELEIPINPNILYRREIDLMGSYSSSYRLQNLSADIVFNRRIDVQALISDRYPLENLSAAVDQAIAPTPETYKILIYP; via the coding sequence GTGAAAGCACAGGTATTTCGAGGTGTAAATCAACTCTCTTACGAAGATATCCCCGTCCCGACTCTGGAACCCGATGAAGTTCTGGTACAGGTGCGAGTCGTCGGTTTATGTCAATCAGATATTAAAAAAATTCGTTATCCTCTCTATGAACCACCACGGATTTTTGGTCATGAAACAGCCGGAAATGTTGCCGCAGTTGGTTCTCAAGTTCAAGGTTGGCAGGTGGGACAACGGGTGGCGGTGATGCACCACATTCCGTGTATGCGTTGCGCTTACTGCTTGAATGATAATTTTTCTATGTGCAATGTCTATAAAAATATCTCTACGACAGCCGGATTTAACGCCAGTGGTGGCGGTTTTGCTGAGTATGTGAAAGTCCCAGGTCATATTGTAGAGAATGGAGGGCTAATACCAATCCCCGATGATATCAGTTTTGAAGAAGCGAGTTTTGTTGAACCGACTAATTGTTGCTTAAAGGCAGTTAAAAAAGCGCAGATTGCTCCTGGAAAAACGGTTTTAGTCACTGGTGCAGGGCCAATTGGATTGATGTTTATCATGTTGGTGAAGTATTTTGGCGGCAAAGCGATCGCCACCGATCTGCTACCCTCAAGAATAGACAAAGCTATGAGTGTCGGTGCAGAAGCGGCCTTTGATGCTCGTGATCCCGACTTACCAGCCAAAATTCACGCCCTCACCGATGGACTAGGTGTAGATGTCACCCTACTCGCCGTCCCTAGTGAAAAAGCTTTCTTTCAAGCCTTGGAATGTACTCGTAAAGGTGGAAAAATCCTGTTTTTCGCTGAATTTCCCGACGAATTAGAAATTCCCATCAACCCGAATATTCTTTACCGTCGAGAAATAGATTTGATGGGTAGTTACAGCTCATCCTATCGCCTGCAAAATCTCTCTGCCGATATTGTCTTCAATCGTCGCATAGATGTGCAAGCCTTAATCAGCGATCGCTATCCCTTAGAAAATTTATCAGCAGCCGTAGACCAAGCGATCGCTCCTACGCCAGAGACTTATAAAATCTTGATTTATCCGTAA